The following coding sequences are from one Streptomyces sp. NBC_01294 window:
- a CDS encoding AfsR/SARP family transcriptional regulator, with product MSEGPKGFDPVNAGQRPGPLSIGLLGSLSLHLDRTPVTASAPKQRQVLALLALNAGRVVTVPALIEELWGDRPPRSHATTLQTYVLQLRNALAAADSGRPGVRQILSTCHNGYLLEDGACTTDVEVFEYRVRAGRAASEAGDHRRASEELRQALQLWRGPALVDVRKGTVLEIEAVSLEESRLGALERRIESDLALGRHADLLGELTRVVARNPMNENLCAYLMIALYRAGRVGRSLEAFHHLRAVLNHELGVEPCPRLQNLQTAILSGAPALDVWSVSWSPEEFAASRLARV from the coding sequence ATGTCCGAAGGCCCCAAAGGATTCGACCCCGTCAACGCCGGGCAGCGCCCCGGACCGCTGAGCATCGGGCTGCTCGGCTCGCTGTCCCTGCATCTCGACCGGACGCCGGTGACGGCCAGCGCGCCCAAGCAGCGGCAGGTGCTGGCTCTGCTCGCGCTGAACGCGGGCAGGGTCGTCACGGTGCCGGCGCTCATCGAGGAGCTGTGGGGCGACCGGCCCCCGCGCAGCCACGCCACCACCCTGCAGACGTACGTCCTGCAGCTGCGCAACGCGCTGGCGGCCGCCGACTCGGGCCGTCCGGGCGTCCGGCAGATACTCAGCACCTGCCACAACGGCTACCTCCTCGAGGACGGCGCCTGTACGACGGACGTCGAGGTGTTCGAGTACCGGGTGCGCGCCGGACGCGCCGCCTCCGAGGCGGGCGACCACCGCCGCGCCTCCGAGGAGCTGCGCCAGGCGCTGCAGTTGTGGCGGGGGCCCGCGCTGGTGGACGTCCGCAAGGGCACGGTCCTGGAGATCGAGGCGGTGTCGCTGGAGGAGAGCCGGCTCGGCGCGCTGGAGCGGCGCATCGAGTCGGACCTGGCCCTCGGGCGCCACGCCGACCTGCTCGGCGAGCTGACGCGGGTGGTGGCGAGGAACCCGATGAACGAGAACCTCTGCGCCTACCTGATGATCGCGCTCTACCGGGCGGGCCGGGTCGGACGCTCGCTGGAGGCGTTCCACCACCTCAGGGCCGTGCTCAACCACGAGCTGGGCGTCGAGCCCTGCCCGCGCCTGCAGAACCTGCAGACGGCGATCCTGTCGGGGGCGCCGGCGCTGGACGTCTGGTCCGTGTCGTGGTCCCCCGAGGAGTTCGCCGCGAGCCGCCTCGCACGGGTCTAG
- a CDS encoding dynamin family protein, translated as MDVRPQLLDALSALRDRVASVRLPLPLPGAPRARQTRAELLAQLDDYLVPRLKAPEAPMLAVVGGSTGAGKSTLVNSLVGRQVSEAGVLRPTTRTPVLVCHPDDHHWFAGMRVLPDLMRVWVPHEEEDRPPAAKSPARDRGHGAGAGHATREMRIETVSTLPRGLAILDAPDIDSLVVENRTLAAELICAADVWVMVTTASRYADAVPWHLLRTAKQYKATLITVLDRVPHQVLAEVSRQYGALLTKAGLGDVPRFTVPELPESAGGGGLLPASAVAPLFAWLAHHAQDPAARQYAVGRTALGALDSLGRRMPELASAVAAQHAAAVRLTSAVEDAYKREGKRVRGRLDHGAVLAGDALTRWRGYPLDTSADELLDSLAESLAALLQCAVAAADERIAEAWRREPAAGAVPLPAPDREAGERIGMAVRHWRRVLEELAEEEVAKLDRQPAPDPDGVAALLVAALLGGKRARPAGERLAERIGAQAALRLRDRGGELVGDHLDQVLRGERDRRLAPLEALEVSPEPQAELIAALSVLQKER; from the coding sequence TTGGATGTTCGGCCTCAGCTGCTCGATGCCCTGTCCGCCCTGCGCGACCGGGTCGCGTCCGTGCGTCTGCCGCTGCCCCTGCCCGGCGCTCCGCGCGCCCGCCAGACCAGAGCCGAGCTGCTCGCGCAGCTCGACGACTACCTCGTACCCCGGCTGAAGGCGCCCGAGGCGCCCATGCTCGCCGTCGTGGGCGGGTCCACCGGGGCCGGTAAGTCCACCCTCGTCAACTCCCTCGTCGGACGACAGGTCAGCGAAGCCGGGGTGCTGCGTCCGACCACGCGCACACCGGTGCTCGTCTGCCACCCGGATGACCACCACTGGTTCGCCGGAATGCGCGTCCTGCCCGATCTGATGCGGGTGTGGGTGCCGCACGAAGAGGAGGACAGGCCCCCCGCCGCCAAGTCCCCGGCCCGCGACCGCGGCCACGGCGCCGGCGCCGGCCACGCGACCCGCGAGATGCGGATCGAGACCGTCTCCACCCTGCCGCGCGGCCTGGCCATCCTCGACGCCCCCGACATCGACTCCCTCGTGGTCGAGAACCGGACACTCGCCGCCGAACTCATCTGCGCCGCCGACGTCTGGGTGATGGTCACCACCGCCTCGCGGTACGCCGACGCCGTCCCCTGGCACCTGCTGCGCACCGCCAAGCAGTACAAGGCCACCCTGATCACCGTCCTCGACCGCGTCCCGCACCAGGTCCTCGCCGAGGTCTCAAGGCAGTACGGGGCCCTGCTCACCAAGGCCGGGCTGGGCGACGTACCGCGCTTCACCGTCCCGGAGCTGCCCGAGTCGGCCGGAGGGGGCGGGCTGTTGCCGGCCAGCGCCGTCGCCCCGCTCTTCGCCTGGCTCGCCCACCACGCGCAGGACCCGGCCGCCCGGCAGTACGCCGTCGGGCGCACCGCGCTGGGCGCGCTGGACTCCCTCGGGCGCCGGATGCCCGAACTCGCCTCCGCCGTCGCCGCCCAGCACGCCGCCGCCGTACGGCTGACGTCGGCCGTCGAGGACGCGTACAAACGCGAGGGCAAGCGGGTCCGGGGCCGCCTCGACCACGGCGCCGTACTGGCCGGGGACGCGCTGACCCGGTGGCGCGGCTACCCGCTCGACACCAGCGCCGACGAACTCCTGGACTCGCTCGCCGAGTCCCTCGCCGCACTGCTCCAGTGCGCCGTCGCCGCCGCCGACGAACGGATCGCCGAGGCCTGGCGGCGCGAGCCGGCCGCCGGGGCCGTGCCGCTGCCCGCGCCCGACCGGGAGGCGGGGGAACGCATCGGCATGGCCGTACGCCACTGGCGGCGCGTGCTGGAGGAACTCGCCGAGGAGGAGGTCGCCAAGCTGGACCGGCAGCCCGCGCCCGACCCCGACGGCGTCGCGGCCCTCCTCGTCGCCGCCCTCCTAGGCGGCAAGCGGGCCCGGCCCGCGGGCGAACGGCTCGCCGAACGGATCGGCGCCCAGGCCGCCCTGCGGCTGCGCGACCGGGGCGGGGAGCTGGTCGGCGACCACCTCGACCAGGTGCTGCGCGGCGAACGCGACCGCCGCCTCGCCCCGTTGGAAGCGCTCGAAGTGTCCCCGGAACCACAGGCCGAGCTGATTGCCGCGCTGTCCGTACTGCAGAAGGAGAGGTGA
- a CDS encoding GTPase codes for MTALTDRTDDRWDDGLIARSRPRTAGGGEEDGADGGDEGDEALVRAVSGAGSDGGKSTAPPLSPEGQALRLRLDALRQLVGLSRTRLDGKTLAEAGRVLDEAAARRGLSPQHTVVAIAGATGSGKSTLFNSLAGVQISETGLRRPTTAAPIACSWSDGAAGLLDRLEIPGRLRRRPRETSEAEALRGMVLVDLPDLDSAVGAHRDHVDRVLALVDAVVWVVDPEKYADAVLHERYLRPLAGHAEVTFVVLNQVDRLPGEAADLVMDDLRRLLDEDGIALGEHGEPGATVLGLSALTGEGVGELRELLGQFTQEKGAATRRICADVDRAAVRLRPLYVADRHSAPEIGEAARAEFEDRLAEAVGAYAAGLAAERAWRRNAGKACGTPWLRLWRWYEGRRAPRTLAGLAALAAIGGRGRPVAEAPVEEEVTARQRVEQAVRAVADEAVAGLPEPWAQAVRETAVRGADRLPEALDEIAVTLGAAVAVPSVKPPRPAWWPAAVLAQAAMTLLQIYGGLWLVGQIVGVLEPKLLPPVLLMVAGIIGGPLVEWACSIAARGPARRFGQDADRRLREAAAGCGRARVLEPVAAELLRYREVREQYAAVAAGGSRLSTTRQ; via the coding sequence GTGACCGCCCTGACCGACCGCACCGACGACCGCTGGGACGACGGACTCATCGCGCGCTCGCGCCCCCGGACCGCCGGCGGGGGCGAGGAGGACGGGGCCGACGGGGGCGACGAGGGCGACGAGGCCCTCGTACGGGCCGTCTCCGGCGCGGGCAGCGACGGCGGCAAGTCGACCGCGCCGCCGCTCAGCCCCGAGGGGCAGGCGCTGCGCCTGCGCCTCGACGCGCTGCGCCAGCTGGTCGGGCTGTCCCGGACCCGGCTCGACGGCAAGACCCTCGCCGAGGCCGGGCGGGTCCTGGACGAGGCGGCGGCGCGGCGCGGACTCTCCCCCCAGCACACGGTCGTCGCGATCGCCGGAGCCACCGGAAGCGGCAAGTCCACGCTCTTCAATTCACTCGCCGGGGTGCAGATCTCCGAGACCGGGCTGCGTCGCCCGACCACCGCGGCGCCCATCGCGTGCAGCTGGTCGGACGGGGCCGCCGGACTCCTGGACCGGCTGGAGATCCCGGGGCGGCTGCGGCGCCGGCCCCGCGAGACCTCGGAGGCAGAGGCGCTGCGCGGGATGGTCCTCGTCGACCTGCCGGACCTGGACTCGGCGGTCGGCGCGCACCGCGACCACGTGGACCGCGTCCTGGCGCTCGTCGACGCCGTGGTGTGGGTGGTGGACCCGGAGAAGTACGCCGACGCGGTGCTGCACGAGCGCTACCTGCGGCCGCTGGCCGGGCACGCGGAGGTGACCTTCGTCGTGCTGAACCAGGTCGACCGGCTGCCCGGCGAGGCCGCCGACCTCGTAATGGACGACCTGCGCCGGCTCCTCGACGAGGACGGCATCGCGCTCGGCGAACACGGCGAGCCCGGCGCCACGGTCCTCGGGCTGTCCGCGCTGACCGGAGAGGGCGTCGGGGAACTGCGCGAACTCCTCGGACAGTTCACCCAGGAGAAGGGCGCCGCGACCCGGCGCATCTGCGCCGACGTCGACCGCGCGGCCGTGCGCCTGCGGCCGCTCTACGTCGCCGACCGGCACTCCGCGCCGGAGATCGGCGAGGCCGCGCGCGCCGAGTTCGAGGACCGGCTCGCCGAGGCGGTCGGGGCCTACGCGGCCGGGCTCGCCGCCGAGCGCGCCTGGCGGCGCAACGCGGGGAAGGCGTGCGGGACGCCGTGGCTGCGGCTGTGGCGGTGGTACGAGGGCCGCCGCGCGCCGCGCACCCTCGCGGGACTGGCCGCCCTGGCGGCGATCGGCGGCCGGGGCCGGCCCGTCGCGGAGGCACCGGTCGAGGAGGAGGTGACCGCGCGTCAGCGCGTGGAGCAGGCCGTCCGGGCGGTCGCCGACGAGGCGGTCGCCGGCCTGCCCGAACCGTGGGCGCAGGCGGTCCGGGAGACCGCGGTGCGCGGCGCCGACCGGCTTCCGGAGGCTTTGGACGAGATCGCGGTGACCCTCGGCGCGGCGGTCGCGGTGCCGAGCGTCAAACCGCCCCGGCCGGCCTGGTGGCCGGCGGCGGTCCTGGCGCAGGCGGCCATGACCCTGCTGCAGATCTACGGCGGCCTGTGGCTGGTCGGGCAGATCGTCGGGGTCCTGGAGCCGAAACTGCTGCCGCCGGTGCTGCTGATGGTGGCGGGCATCATCGGCGGGCCGCTCGTGGAATGGGCCTGCTCGATCGCGGCCCGGGGCCCGGCGCGGCGGTTCGGGCAGGACGCGGACCGCAGGCTGCGGGAGGCGGCGGCCGGCTGCGGGCGGGCCCGGGTGCTGGAGCCGGTCGCGGCGGAGCTGCTGCGCTACCGGGAGGTGCGGGAGCAGTACGCCGCGGTGGCCGCAGGGGGGAGCAGGTTGTCCACAACCCGCCAGTAA
- a CDS encoding single-stranded DNA-binding protein: protein MNDTQVTLVGCVATQIDYKETVNGPSARFRFAVTPRYFDRRKEVWTDGATSFYTVWARRTLAVNLAGSVSVGEPLVVHGRLRVREDPPDGEGRRWVSAEIDASAIGHDLTRGTAAFRRVVKTDTPLMATQKAAVV from the coding sequence ATGAACGACACCCAGGTGACGCTGGTGGGCTGCGTGGCGACACAGATCGACTACAAGGAGACGGTGAACGGTCCGTCGGCGCGGTTCCGCTTCGCGGTGACGCCGCGGTACTTCGACCGCCGCAAGGAGGTCTGGACCGACGGGGCCACCAGCTTCTACACCGTGTGGGCGCGGCGCACCCTCGCCGTGAACCTCGCCGGTTCCGTGTCGGTCGGCGAACCGCTGGTGGTGCACGGCCGGCTGCGCGTGCGGGAGGACCCGCCCGACGGCGAGGGCAGGCGGTGGGTGAGCGCGGAGATCGACGCGAGCGCCATCGGACACGACCTGACCCGCGGCACCGCGGCCTTCCGGCGCGTGGTGAAGACGGACACGCCGCTGATGGCTACTCAGAAGGCGGCGGTGGTCTGA
- a CDS encoding thioester domain-containing protein has product MAVPASSAPDSTPAPASLEPPAAVRGSARRPLAVALLAAALAAAPGARAAADSGPVASRSPEGASAVLDGLKTYGQAVLHSGDGSVRHIPAGLYEMRVDGGGMLQTYGVGVAGNAQPQARYTESGWGGSPLAGNREAGRIRWVLEHSYPQLNDLAGLAKAAGAVSLTAESAAAGTQVAIWRLSDGVRVEAADPAAEKLADYLQRAARQLPEPPASLGLDPGDVSGAVGTRLGPVTVRTGARSVSVIPDAAAVAMGVRVVDAEGRPLDTAVNGSRLYFEVPEGTPDGTASVTVQGATKVPVGRVFTSGVPAQAQIVAGSSESAAAATARALWPQPPVAQAGTDPGTTAGSAVEALGAPSAAVPTSPEEERLATSGSSAATPVIASLAVGLVVLGGLVVLLLRKRPLDEED; this is encoded by the coding sequence ATTGCCGTTCCCGCATCCTCCGCTCCTGATTCCACTCCCGCGCCTGCCTCTCTCGAACCTCCCGCCGCGGTACGGGGCTCCGCGCGCCGGCCGCTCGCGGTCGCCCTGCTGGCCGCGGCCCTCGCCGCCGCGCCCGGCGCCCGGGCGGCCGCCGACTCCGGCCCGGTCGCCTCCCGGTCACCGGAGGGCGCGAGCGCCGTGCTCGACGGGCTGAAGACGTACGGGCAGGCGGTCCTCCACTCCGGGGACGGCTCGGTCCGGCACATCCCCGCCGGTCTCTACGAGATGCGGGTCGACGGCGGCGGGATGCTCCAGACGTACGGGGTCGGCGTGGCGGGCAACGCCCAGCCGCAGGCCCGGTACACCGAGAGCGGCTGGGGCGGCAGCCCGCTCGCCGGGAACCGGGAGGCGGGCCGGATCCGCTGGGTCCTGGAGCACTCCTACCCGCAGCTGAACGACCTGGCCGGGCTCGCCAAGGCGGCCGGCGCCGTCTCGCTCACCGCGGAGAGCGCGGCCGCAGGGACCCAGGTGGCGATCTGGCGGCTGTCGGACGGCGTGCGGGTCGAGGCCGCGGACCCGGCCGCGGAGAAGCTGGCCGACTACCTGCAGCGGGCGGCGCGGCAGCTGCCGGAGCCGCCGGCCTCGCTGGGGCTGGACCCGGGCGACGTGTCGGGCGCGGTGGGCACCCGGCTCGGCCCGGTGACCGTGCGGACCGGGGCGCGGAGCGTGTCGGTCATCCCGGACGCGGCGGCCGTCGCGATGGGGGTGCGGGTGGTCGACGCCGAGGGGCGGCCGCTGGACACCGCCGTCAACGGGAGCCGGCTGTACTTCGAGGTGCCCGAGGGCACCCCCGACGGGACGGCCTCGGTCACCGTCCAGGGCGCGACCAAGGTGCCGGTCGGCCGGGTCTTCACCAGCGGGGTGCCGGCCCAGGCGCAGATCGTGGCCGGCTCCAGCGAGTCCGCGGCCGCCGCCACGGCCCGCGCCCTGTGGCCGCAGCCCCCGGTGGCCCAGGCCGGGACGGACCCGGGCACGACCGCCGGTTCGGCGGTGGAGGCGCTGGGCGCGCCGTCCGCGGCCGTCCCGACCTCCCCGGAAGAGGAGCGCCTGGCGACCAGCGGCAGCTCGGCGGCCACCCCGGTCATCGCCTCCCTCGCGGTGGGCCTGGTGGTCCTGGGCGGCCTGGTGGTCCTGCTGCTCCGCAAGCGACCGCTGGACGAGGAGGACTGA
- a CDS encoding bifunctional phosphatase PAP2/diacylglycerol kinase family protein, with protein sequence MADQELTWPRLLARGDRRLFDAVARRHWPGADRVLPRLGRAANHGVLWGGAAAAIAVFGSAGARKAAVRGVASLALASATINTVGKWSVRRPRPLLHGVPPVRQLATQPQTTSFPSGHSASAFAFAAGVALESPGWGAAVAPVAASVAFSRVYTGVHYPSDVLAGAALGVAAAFVVRRLARDAQEARVVPGDERTATGVPALPDGAGLTVVVNNGSGTAATAGLDVLRRRLPKAEVIACQASELPAELASAASRATVLGVCGGDGTVNAAATAALRAGVPLAVFPGGTLNHFAMDLGLAGAEDTCLALVRGEAVSVGVGRFSPGPGGEHGYFLNNFSIGAYPELLGHRLRWGPRIGGGPAALLAAWRVLRSQRPVRLRLAGRPRSVWLLFAGNGTYHGTGPTPRRRDSLGEGLLDLRLVYGGGRPGPRLLAAALAGPLSRSPVHTATRLRSLRIGDIPEGTPLAYDGEYAEAPAALVLDEIPDALTVYRPR encoded by the coding sequence ATGGCTGATCAAGAACTGACCTGGCCGCGCCTCCTCGCACGAGGGGACCGACGGCTGTTCGACGCGGTGGCCCGGCGGCACTGGCCGGGGGCCGACCGGGTGCTGCCGCGGCTCGGGAGGGCCGCGAACCACGGCGTGCTGTGGGGCGGGGCCGCCGCGGCGATCGCCGTCTTCGGCTCGGCCGGGGCCCGCAAGGCCGCCGTGCGCGGCGTCGCCTCGCTGGCGCTGGCCTCCGCGACCATCAACACCGTCGGCAAATGGTCCGTACGTCGGCCGCGGCCGCTGCTGCACGGCGTGCCGCCGGTGCGGCAGCTGGCCACGCAGCCGCAGACCACCTCCTTCCCGTCCGGGCACTCGGCGTCGGCCTTCGCCTTCGCCGCCGGGGTGGCCCTGGAGTCCCCGGGCTGGGGGGCCGCGGTCGCTCCCGTGGCCGCGTCCGTGGCGTTCTCCCGGGTCTACACCGGCGTGCACTACCCCTCCGACGTGCTCGCGGGCGCGGCACTGGGGGTGGCCGCGGCCTTCGTCGTACGCCGCCTCGCGCGGGACGCGCAGGAGGCCCGGGTCGTGCCGGGCGACGAGCGGACGGCCACCGGCGTCCCCGCCCTGCCCGACGGGGCCGGGCTCACGGTGGTGGTCAACAACGGGTCGGGGACGGCCGCGACCGCGGGGCTCGACGTACTGCGCCGGCGGCTCCCCAAGGCCGAGGTGATCGCGTGCCAGGCCTCGGAGCTGCCCGCCGAACTGGCGTCGGCGGCCTCGCGGGCCACCGTCCTCGGCGTCTGCGGCGGCGACGGCACCGTCAACGCGGCCGCCACCGCGGCACTGCGGGCCGGGGTGCCGCTGGCCGTGTTCCCCGGCGGCACCCTCAACCACTTCGCGATGGACCTCGGCCTCGCCGGCGCCGAGGACACCTGCCTGGCCCTGGTCCGGGGCGAGGCCGTCAGCGTCGGCGTGGGCCGCTTCTCCCCGGGGCCCGGGGGAGAGCACGGCTACTTCCTGAACAACTTCAGCATCGGCGCCTACCCCGAGCTGCTCGGCCACCGGCTGCGCTGGGGCCCGCGCATCGGCGGCGGCCCGGCCGCGCTGCTGGCGGCCTGGCGGGTGCTGCGCTCCCAGCGGCCCGTACGGCTGCGGCTGGCCGGGCGGCCCCGGTCCGTGTGGCTGCTCTTCGCCGGCAACGGCACCTACCACGGCACCGGCCCCACCCCCCGCCGCCGCGACAGCCTCGGCGAGGGCCTGCTCGACCTCCGGCTCGTCTACGGCGGCGGCCGCCCCGGCCCCCGGCTGCTGGCCGCGGCCCTCGCGGGCCCCCTGAGCCGCTCCCCGGTCCACACCGCCACCCGCCTGCGCAGCCTGCGCATCGGGGACATCCCGGAGGGCACCCCGCTCGCCTACGACGGCGAGTACGCCGAGGCGCCGGCCGCACTCGTCCTCGACGAGATCCCGGACGCCCTCACGGTCTACCGCCCCCGCTGA
- a CDS encoding IS5 family transposase (programmed frameshift), with product MVERLVPDELWELFQLVVPDAPTRPQGGGRRRYGDREVLAAIVFVATSGCTWAQLPPCFGPSGPTAHRRFTEWSRARVWAKLHRVVLDELGAHGELDWSRCAVDSVNMRALKGELTGPNPVDRGKYGSKIHLLNERTGLPLSLAISGANVHDSQALIPLVDAIPPIRSRRGPRRRRPGKLHGDKAYDHRFVRAFLRRRRIPARIARRGIETSNRHGRHRWVIERTVAWLGGFRRLHRRYERKADHFAAFASIAAAIICTRRLSE from the exons ATCGTGGAGCGTCTCGTCCCGGACGAGTTGTGGGAGTTGTTCCAGTTGGTGGTGCCGGATGCGCCGACGCGCCCGCAGGGCGGCGGTCGGCGTCGGTACGGGGACCGGGAGGTGTTGGCGGCGATCGTGTTCGTGGCGACGTCGGGGTGTACGTGGGCTCAGCTGCCGCCCTGTTTCGGCCCGTCCGGGCCTACCGCCCATCGGCGCTTCACCGAGTGGAGCAGGGCCCGGGTGTGGGCCAAGCTCCACCGGGTCGTCCTGGACGAACTCGGCGCGCATGGCGAGCTGGACTGGTCGAGGTGCGCGGTCGATTCGGTGAACATGCGGGCCCTG AAGGGGGAGCTGACGGGTCCGAATCCTGTGGATCGGGGCAAGTACGGGTCGAAGATCCACCTGCTCAACGAACGCACCGGTTTACCCCTGTCGCTCGCGATCTCCGGGGCGAATGTCCACGACAGCCAGGCCCTGATCCCGCTCGTCGACGCGATCCCGCCAATCCGCTCGCGACGCGGCCCGAGACGGCGCAGACCCGGCAAGCTGCACGGCGACAAAGCCTATGACCACCGCTTCGTCCGCGCCTTCCTGCGCCGTCGGCGGATACCAGCCCGCATCGCCCGCCGCGGGATCGAGACCTCCAACCGCCACGGCCGGCACCGCTGGGTGATCGAGCGCACTGTCGCCTGGCTCGGCGGCTTCCGCCGGCTCCACCGCCGCTACGAACGCAAGGCCGACCACTTCGCCGCCTTCGCCAGCATCGCAGCAGCCATCATCTGCACCCGCAGACTCTCCGAATGA
- a CDS encoding maleylpyruvate isomerase family mycothiol-dependent enzyme, with product MTEHLYFPTLLRMIDERSAAFRDAVAAAPSLDADVPSCPGWTLYDLANHLSEGDRFWAYIVRNTAPGDERPSKDGLAAPKEREALITWLADSTEQLLTTLREAGPDRGCWAWWEPLASPHTVAAVARRRVPESLIHTYDAQLASDNPQELPTTEAVDAIEEFLATVCTVTVPWPGEPATMDYHAAEAGSWRQTVDAAGSRFTRLTAAEAAESKPTAAIYGTASEMALLMYMRIPAGSLRMEGDADLLQQLQNWG from the coding sequence GTGACTGAGCATCTCTACTTCCCCACCCTGCTGCGGATGATTGACGAGCGGTCCGCCGCGTTCCGCGACGCCGTCGCCGCGGCCCCCAGCCTCGACGCCGACGTCCCGTCCTGCCCGGGCTGGACGCTGTACGACCTGGCGAACCACCTCAGTGAGGGGGACCGCTTCTGGGCCTACATCGTGCGGAACACCGCGCCGGGCGACGAGCGGCCGAGCAAGGACGGGCTGGCGGCGCCCAAGGAGCGCGAGGCCCTCATAACCTGGCTGGCCGACTCGACGGAGCAGCTGCTTACTACTCTGCGCGAGGCCGGCCCGGACCGGGGCTGCTGGGCCTGGTGGGAGCCGCTGGCCTCGCCGCACACGGTGGCCGCCGTGGCCCGCCGCCGCGTCCCGGAGTCGCTGATCCACACCTACGACGCCCAGCTGGCCTCCGATAACCCGCAGGAGCTGCCGACGACCGAGGCGGTCGACGCCATCGAGGAGTTCCTCGCCACCGTCTGCACCGTCACGGTCCCGTGGCCGGGCGAGCCCGCGACCATGGACTACCACGCAGCCGAGGCTGGCTCCTGGCGCCAGACGGTGGACGCCGCCGGTTCCCGCTTCACCCGCCTCACCGCGGCGGAGGCCGCCGAGAGCAAGCCCACCGCCGCCATCTACGGCACGGCGAGTGAGATGGCCCTGCTCATGTACATGCGCATCCCGGCCGGCTCGCTGCGGATGGAGGGCGATGCCGACCTGCTCCAGCAGCTGCAGAACTGGGGCTAA